Sequence from the Trachemys scripta elegans isolate TJP31775 chromosome 5, CAS_Tse_1.0, whole genome shotgun sequence genome:
CAGCTTCTCAGTTTGATTATATAAAATGTTTGTAGGATGTGTAGAATTGTACcgtatgatttatttttttatttatttacagtctTATTTATGTTCTGTTAAATATAGTTCAGTTctggccatttaaaatgtttgacGTTAAACTATTGTGGGAAATATTTACAGCTTTCTAAATTCTTGCCAGACTAGCTGCTGTTTGTTTATATGTTGAATGACATTCAGAGGAGTATAAAACAATAAATTCTGATTGGGTGTGGTCAAGACTGTAAAGTTCTCATGGCTTTAGTTTGCaaaattttctcatttttaaaatgagacagACTTAAATGTATAAGCTCTTTCTCCTCactttccaaatcattaatagTGTTACCAACTTATTTATAGGCAGATTTTAACAAttctgggggttttgtttttgtttttactaattCAAGTTATTCACACTGCTGAAACATTCAATAGACTGAACTAAAAGTGGATATGAACAAACCATAAAGTTCAAATTTATAAATATTACTCTTAAAGAAGTAGAGTTTACGCTGCACAGGGGCTAACGAATATAGTAATTAGTTCTCATGTTTCAGTTATCAGTATGTAATTGCAATTGTGTATATCAAAATTAAGTATTACAGGTACAAAACAATATTATTGTTTAGCCAAATGAACAAAGTTCAGCAGAAATTGTTATAGGATACAAATCaagtaattttaaaatcttttttactATTGCTATGTTTATACTGTATTAAGTATCGAATGCTCAGGACTGAACTAAATATTTAATCAGGTTATATTCCGAATGTGTTTCTGTTCTAATTTTGTCTGTAAAAGTATGCAAATACATCACATAGATTAACTTTCGTCTCTGCACTTTCAATGTGTTTCAgtgatttgaaaaaaataaaaaatgttaacaaagCTGTTTTGTAGACTAGTGTTTAATTTTAGTGAATTCTTTGATTTCTGGGCTGTCTCTGAGCTCTTTGCAAAAGCAGATGTTCACTTACCATTTTTGTTAACTTCAGAAAATCACTGCAGTGTTACTATCAATCACTGCTAATCCTTAGGATTGTGGCATATCATGCTGATGAAAGTGCTCTCATCATTTTTCCCTTAAACTCCATTGTTAATGTCCAAGTAGGTTCACTGCTCATCAAAATGGTGTATAATAGCTATGACCACAACCATCCAAAGTGCAAACTTCCACATGCGGGCAACTCAACTCAGTATTGTCCTGGAATATATTCTAGGCCTGAGGCTTTTATGATCTACCGTTTGTGCCAATGCATGTGGTGCTTTTGTGATAGAGAAAATTGAGGTCTATATAAATTGATAGtaccaaaaatatatttatatgtgaCATAAGATAGGCTTGAAACGTTGGACTCCACTTCTACCACATTAACCTCCCTCCTCTGCTCTCTGTCACCCCAGCACATAAGAGAACAGAGAGACTGAGGTAGagcctcagatggtgtaaatggCCATAGCTctgctgaagacaatggagctatGACTACttgcaccacctgaggatctaCCCTACTAGGTCTTgcataaacatttttaatggacACCTAGAACTTTCTTGCCCATTACCTTCTTGTCACAGCAAATCCACCAATGCGAAATATTTAGGCTGCTTAAGTGTTGGAAATACGTAAGTCAAAGAAAAATGCTTGCTTAATTAGGTAAAttaagtcactgggagttttttcCATTTAATGTAATAGAATCAGGCCTATATTCCATAATAGGAAATCCAAAACTCATACTTTAGATCAATAGTAAGTTATTTTTATATGACAGATACATTGATCAACACGTGAAAATGTGTGGTAACTTTTTAAACTAAACATCCATATATTATGATTTTGTATCTTATTTACCAGATCTGCACAGTCATAAACTGTATTATCATCATATAGGCAGATACAATCAAAGTAATTATTCTAGTCACTGTTAAGTTTCAATTGTTTTTTCTCTCCACACTGAACATGAAAATGGTTTACCAGACTTGCAGGAAGGatgcagttttcaaacttggTGATTAAAGGGaataacaaagtttaaaaaaaatctaacaccTTGTAGGTGAGGTGGTTCATCTGTGTCAGATAAACCTACAAATCCTGAACTGAAAAGTTTGATTCTTCTAGTAGAGTCTTAAAGGAAACTGATATCTGCCCTTCTTAAAGTCTCTTAAATGTTCAGGTCTATATTTCcaatttacaaatgttaataGGTATCTTGAATTTCTGCCACTGCAGAACGAACTGACAATTTGTGATCTTTAGTTGAACAAGCTGTGCATATAAGTAATGACTCCTTGCATCACAAGAATCTACCAAACCAGCCAGAAAATAGTGCATCCCCAAATTCCCATCTGGGACAATCTCCAGGATAGCCTCATTCCAAAATGTCTGTGTTATAACATGGGTAACACAAGAAACTGGGGGCAAGATTCAAATTCCAGATATCCGTAAAAGTATTCCTTTATGCAATAAACAGTCATTTCTTTAGTTCATGTTGTGAAGCTCCCATTTTCAGGCAGTCCAAAAACTAGAGATCAGAAGACTCAGTCCAAGCCCATTTGACGTAGACACTAAAATCCTGAACTCTGCAGGCAAAGCTAATAAAGAATCAAAATCCTTGCACTGTGTTCCTCTTGATTCGTCTTGAACAGTACAGGTTTGCCAGAGTCCCATGGTCAGTTAAATCCAAATTGAGATTTTTCCAGTCTGACATAAGCACCAGTTAAAACTTAttctaacaaaaaataataaaattccagCTAATTGCATCCTACTTATGTGGGCTAAATCCATTTTAATAATAGAGTCCAAATGCTTTAGGAATATCTTACCAACTACTACAGATACATTTTCTGTTTAGTGCTTGTTGCACTAAACATAAACTTTGTAAACTGTGAAATATTTCCCCCTCTTTTATATGTTATTTCATAAAAGGACTTTGACAGATCTAGTTTTATCTGGTTCCATGTGGATTTGTTTTGAGTATAGAGAAAGAACGTGATAAATCAGTAATTCAGAGATGTGGCTGCAACTGGGCTCATATTCCATTGGTTTTGCTTTGCAGAAAATAGCTTGTCTTTTAACAGAAAAGCATACACTAAATAATAGTGACCTATTAATTAATAGTGATTGTTACTATTTGGGTAACAATACTCCAACCCTTTTCATTAAGTAGTTTTTAATAGTTTTGGGTATTTTTAATTAACTCATTATTTAGGATGATAATTCATAAACTGAATAATTCACATTCCGTGTATTTGGATAAGCCCATGCAAActttatatattttaacaaataagGTTGTCTGCATATAGTAAAATAAATGCAGTATTTCTCAAGTTTTAAGaagtatatttgtttaaaatcaaaCTATTTACATGTACAAGAACTGCTGCTACATATGAGAAAAGTTTAACAGAAATCTTTCATTGAATGCAGATCAAGTGTTCATTATTAAAAACTCAATTCCTATACTCTATAAAATAGCAAATGCTTATGAGCAGATTAACTCTTTTAACTAGGTATTTTTCAACCACTCCTggctctttaatttttttctttgtatatgAAATATGCAGGTGCCAGAACATCCAGGTTAACTTTTGTCTTCTTTTCCCGTATTAGGTTGGTATAACAAATGACTAGCTATTTTGGGACAGTGGCCTGTGATGCTGATGAAGTACATATAGCATTTTTAAGAAACTAAACGTGCTTTAAATAAATCTAGTTCTCTGCAAGTCTTTTTAGGGTTTGGGGAATTCACAATTTTCCTGGATAAAGAAACACAGTTCCTACACGGAGATCTCCTTCTCTCTGTAGCAAAAGTCTATACCCAGAATACAAGTATTTTTAGGCTATTTTTAGAGATGAAAATACTCTAGATCATGAAAATGTTACTGAATCAGATAGGTGGATGGCTGTGCCATAAGAAGTCAAAAGCCTTTGAATTTCACTTAACTGGATTCATATGAAAAGGAAACTTACATTTTTGGCTCTTAACCAACATATAAGAGAGCAACCTTATATATTTTGGGGGTCTACAGTTCAGCTTTAATAGCAAAACAAAGTAGTGGTTCTTCTCTGCAGTAATGATAGCTTTAATGTCCTGCTGTGAAACAAAAGGTTTAACGGTTTTGCGGGGCCCCCCCTCTACCCCCGGGGCGACAACACTACTTTGAAATAACAATTACAAGAAGAAAGAATTAGACACACAACTTTAGTGAATCAGCTAAGTAACAAAGAGTCCTTTGAATCATTATTGGAACAAACTTCTGCCTTGCGCTCAAGTTTGAAAAGAAAGAGACGACTTTCTGTACTACTTAAACTCCTAGATTTTCAGGACTATTTTCAGTTTCCAAGTGTTGACAGTGATCTTGCATTTCTGCTACTGTGTAATGGACTGAGGATGGATGGACTTCAGTTGAACAGACAGTGCAATTAAGTAGTGACCCTCCTAGTATAAGACAAAATCCAGCAAACCAGCCAACAAATAGTGCTTCCCCAAAATCCCACCTGGGAACAATATCTGGGATATTCTCATCCCAAAATTCCTGGACTGTAGTGTGAGCAACCCAAGAAACTGGGACTATGGCTGTAATTCCTGATATCCAGAAGAGTGTTCCTCCAAGCAGTAATAGCCGTTTCTTTAGTTCCTGTTGTCTTTCACCGATCTTCAAACAGTCCAATCCAAAACCTGAAAGCACGAGGCCCAAAAGTCCTAATCCATTTGAAACAAACATCAAAATCCTAGAAATCCTAAGCTCTGGAGGCAAAGctaagaaagaatcaaaatcctTACATTGCATTCCCCCTTCCTCTTGGACAACACAAGCTTGCCAGAGTCCCATGGTCCAGATCTCCAATTCATTTAATTCTAAATTGAGATTTTTCCACTGAGGTAAATAGGTAGTGAGACAGGATAGAACCCATCCCAACAGAGAGAATAAAATGCCACTTAATTGCATCACAGTTCTGTAGACTAAAGCCATTAGAAGAGCACAGTCCAAAAAGCTTTAGGAGGAATGTCTCTATAAGAGCTGATATCTTTTCTGGTGGTCGGAGCTATGATGATCTTAGTTCTTTGTGCCCTGAATATAAGCTTAGATATTAACCCTTTGAAAACTCTGAAACACTTTTTTGTTCTTCATGAATATAATGTTTCATGTAAAGGACGAAAGCCTAACTCATGGTTTAGCAGAGTCCTTCTGATAAAGATTTGATCTGTTACCTTCCAATTTGCTTGGTAAAATTatatcccaatgcctgatgattaCAAGTCTGAGGATGAACAAAGAAGGCTCTATGACCCCTCACCCTAAAATACAACAGAAATCTTTGTGCTTCAATACGGATTAATTAGATTTTAAGTGGTGATAAAAAGCCAGCTCTGTCTGCAACAGGACTTCATTGTAATAGCAAAATTTGAGATTTCAGGGATTTAAATCAAGGCCTTGTAAAGAAAGGTAGGACTGTTTTCCTATAATCTTTATTCTTAGACTTCCTCAACATACACAATGGCTTATCCTCCACTCTCCTGTTCTATGTCACAAGCACTGGGAAGACTCTCTGTAAAAGGTCTTTTTATGTTTCATTTTTTCTATGTTTCTCCTaaaatgggcttttttttttgaTGACTGACCCATTTAAGGGTCAAAGGAGAAGTGAGAAAATAATCAAAGTATCATAAAGAAAGCAATTCATTAAAATTCTAGACTCCCACCCATCACAATGAATTCAGAGCAGATCTTCAGTTGTAAATTGAAGCCAATGCAGCTGTGACAAATCTAAATCAGTTGAAGTTGTCCCTTGTACTCTCTGGGCctagtcctgcaaggtgctga
This genomic interval carries:
- the LOC117877600 gene encoding claudin-22-like; translation: MALVYRTVMQLSGILFSLLGWVLSCLTTYLPQWKNLNLELNELEIWTMGLWQACVVQEEGGMQCKDFDSFLALPPELRISRILMFVSNGLGLLGLVLSGFGLDCLKIGERQQELKKRLLLLGGTLFWISGITAIVPVSWVAHTTVQEFWDENIPDIVPRWDFGEALFVGWFAGFCLILGGSLLNCTVCSTEVHPSSVHYTVAEMQDHCQHLETENSPENLGV